ATAAGCAGTACACACCATGCACTTGCGAGCCAGTATGTGGAGATCAATGCCCTTGTTTATCTAGCGGAAATGTTTGTGAGAAGTATTGCGGGTATGTGTCATTAACTCTTCATACTCACTATCCAAAACTAATCGCAAACTCAGTTTTCCGTGACATTAGTTTAGACTATTTTAACCAATTTATGTGAGTTTGCGGGGAGAAAAACTTAAGGGTATATTCAGCGacatttgttttgttaaaaatatatattatgcgTGTTCGAATACAAAATAGAGGCACATTAATAACATTATCCTAAACCAATATAGGCTACAGGTGTAGGCTTTTTAGATCGTAAGTTCATGTTTTTTCTCAGGTGTCTAAAGACATGCAAAAATCGTTTTGGAGGATGTAAGTGTGCAAAGGGTCAATGCATTAACCGACAATGTCCTTGCTTTTCTATGAATCGTGAATGCGATACAGATATTTGTAGCAATTGTTCGCTTAGGTAacatttcattttaaaataaaactcgGTATGATTAAATCTCAACAAaaaagttttaagaaaacttcGTTTTATATATAGCTGTGGAGATGGCTCTCTCGGTGAGGCATCACAGCCAATCCAATGCAAGAACATGCAATTCCTCCTTAAGAAACATAAGAAGGTAACCATCCACATAATCagcatctattttttttatctatgaTAGAGTGCTAATAATTTTTCCCAAAAAATGATAGATTGCTAATTTATTCgtcattttttattattcactAGATTCTCCTAGCAATGTCTGATGTTCATGGATGGGGTGCATTCACACGGGTGAGTAACCATACTAATATCAGAATATGGGTTTTAATTAACACCAAGGGTATAACTATACAAGGTTTCCATGATAGGGAtcaaattgacaaaaaaaaatagtgtgtTAACGATTTGTTAAACTTATTATTCAGACATTAGCATTAACTTTTTATAATGCATTCTTCCTAATTGCTAATGTTCTTGAAATCACTTTTAGGTAGATTATACTATAACACTTGCTAGAAGTTTTAATTCGGACTAGCTTGGTCCCAGTAATATTACCTTCCTATATGAGTGAATACATcttcctctttctctctttgttttatagtttttttcaaatttaagaCCATAAACAAATAATGATATACTCTGAGTTGATCTATCAGCACTCTATAAAGAAAAACGAGTTTCTCGGAGAATATACTGGCGAATTGGTTTCTCATGAGGAAGCAGAAGAACGTGGGAGAGTAGAAACAAAGAGTGGTTTTTCCTATCTCTTTACCTTGAATGATAAGGTAAATTTAGTCTCCGACCTCTTCTTCAGACAGGTGCTTATATGTTTATCTGTCCTAAGTTACAAATTTGTTCTCATTACAGTTATGCATTGATGCACGCCGTAAAGGAAACAAGCTTAGATTTCTCAATCACGCATCATCAAATTCTAACTGCTACGCCAAGGTACCAAGTCACTGTACTTTATAGGAGATACTCAttcatttaaaaacaaaaaaaaatgattcattaatgcaaaaattatatacttacgTCAATTTAACGGAGTAGATCGATAAACCATGCGTGTGTCAACTAAGTCCTTAGTGATTGGTTTAATATACAATTAATCATATACTCCAGAACATTCTCAGAAACTCCAACTTATAAAATGATGATCTTtgtaactttataatttattgtttCGTGTGCAGTTGATGGTCGTCAGAGGAGATCATAGGATTGGTTTGTTTGCGAGTAAAGATATCGGCGAAGGTGAGGAGCTTTTCTTCCACTATTGCTATGGACCAGGACATGCGGATTGGTCTCAGTAGACGTGGATATTAGGAAACTATAATGCTATTCTGCGTTACTACACCAAAAAATTTAActatctattttatttgtttaaaggTTTTTCTCTTTTGTCACATGTTTTTGAAACACCTAAATTTCCTTTTATATTTCtcaatgcaaaaaaaaaatgtttttatgttCGTCTTCTAGatctttgaaagaaaaatacaatgcataattttttttttgaactgaataTACTATGCATAATTTACATTTAGTAATCATCGTATAGCCAAATTGCATCATAATCAAAAAACAAGTATGCATATAAAGTacttattttatgaattataattttataacaattAGCTATGGATGAATTGATCCAGAAGCTACGTTTATATAAACTTAGGTCAATTTGttgatataaaaattataagaacTTTGGTAGTATAAAgctaagttaaaaaaaaaaaaactttgatagTATATGGAACATgttatttagtaaaaaaacaacaaagaaaagTCTCATGCCTTAAACTGGTGATCATtcgaagttaaaaaaaaaagtacatcAGTTTTCTTTAGTTTTGAGTTAGCTATTATATGGTGTCTTCGAAAAAAATCATATACGAATATCCTTGCATTGCATGTGGAAATACTTCGCCCTAATTTGTAATTTAAATACTAAAGGATAGTAAATAATACCAACTGAGTGGCtgtagtatagtggtaagtatTCCACGTTGTGGCCGTGGAGACCCGGGCTCGAATCCCGGCAGCCACACTCTTTTTTAAGTACGGAAAAAGGgttttaagttgtttttttttagttgcAACCATCCTGTCCGCTAACTTCATgctatatttttcttaaaatgtgAAAACGTATATATTTTCTCCCAATCAAGTCTTTCTACAGTCACTCGTCCTTTCACTCTCTCCCTTAATTTTCCAACCATGGAAAAGCTTCTTTAACTTCTCAagagtgtttcaaaaaaaaaaaacttctcaaGTTAAAATAATATGCATGTTCTCTTCTTAACATCTTTCTCAAGTTATTCTTGTTCTTATATTGTTGTCAGACTGATCGGAcatttttatttgggtttaaggtGTTTCTTTACTTGGTTTCTTGGGATATAAGTGGCCTTTGCGTTGATAGTCGTTCACAGAGGCTAGTTCTATATAAAAGGCAAGTGCGCTTTCTCCTGTTTATTTGGGTTTGATTTACGCCGCTCCTCGTCAttgaaaatatttgtaaacgGTCTCAGCGTCATTGTCGTCCTCTACAGGATGCGAAGAAGATATAGCCACGCTGTGAAGAAACGATGTAGAGAGACGGAGATTAGGAAGGCGAGAAGCACACTGCGTCTTGAGTATCGTCATCATCTTTCAGTTAAGTCTGAGATTGGCTCGAAGTGGAACCGAAGCTATTCATAAACCAGAGTTGTTCTGCTTAGTCTTCGGACAGTTTAGGTTAAAGTACACAGAGACTGAGAGAGACAGAACAAGCTGCAATAACTTGTAAGACCGATCGGACCGGAATCAAACCAAACTTTTTCACTCGTTCGGTTTGGTGATCTGAACCAAATCCAACATATCAAATATAGAAAAGCCCACAAGACTTTCTCATCAAAACTTGGCCTGTTATTCTCTAAGAAAATTAACTATAATTGGAAACAACAAAATAAGATAATAGATTTTTGATGATATTAGATAAACTAGAAATCATAAACGAACCTGATCAGAAAAGTATTAGAGAATTTGTAAATGTGATTCTTGTATGTTTGTAGACGGTTTAGCTCACTAAAAAGGAATTAAAGTAGAAAGGAAAAATTAGGATCCGTAAAACATTATAAAAGGAGGGTCAAGgtgttctgttttgtttcattcaCACATTCATCAACACTTTCAGCTACTTTAAATTTGCTTCGACTCATACCTTGTGATCTTTCTTGTGTCTTTCGATACATAATGGCGACCAGAACAAGAATCTTCAGCTTTGTGTTCGTGATGATGATGAGCTTCACGGTTCTCTTGAGTTCCTGCTCGGCGAGGGTCTACAAAGTTGGAGACTCCGAGGGATGGATTGCAAAGGACGATGTCTATTACGCTTGGGCCGAAACTGACTATAAGGAGTTCCACGTGGGAGATTCTCTCATCTTCGAATACGACCTCAGCTTCAACGATGTGACTCAAGTCTCTGGCGCTTTGGAATACGAGTTATGCGATTATTCTTCTCCTAAAGCCGTCTACAACACAGGACACGATGTGGTGACTCTCACGAAACCAGGTTTTCACTACTTCATCACTTCAAACCAAACTCAATGTGTATTGGGACAGAAGCTTGAAGTTCTTGTCACCCATGACCCCTCAAGTCCGGTTCCACCACCAACACCTAGCAAAATCCTTCCTGTCGGAACAACGTACAAAGTCGGAGACTCGGAAGGATGGAAAGTCTATGATAGTGACTTCTATAACAAGTGGAGTGAGGAGAAACAGTTTCATGTTGGAGATTCTCTGCTTTTTGAGTATGACAACGAAGTCAAGGACGTCTATGAAATAAGCGGTGACCTAGAATTCATGACCTGTGATCCAACATCTCCTGTTCCTGTGTACAAGACAGGACACGATCTTGTTAGGCTTACGGAACCAGGAGTTCATTACTTCATAACTTCACAGTCTGCTTCTTGTGAAGCTGGGCTTAAGCTTCGAGTGATGGTTGGACCAGAACCCAAAGCTGTTGCTTACCCTAATTTTCCCAAGAAGGTGGACTTGTCAGCTATGGAACGCCTCAATAACTGGTTGAAGACTTTCAAACCCCAACCCCATCATTGAACACATTTAACCACCGGCTTGGAGCTATTGTTGTCTCTTTCTCTTGTCTCGTTTAACTTCTTTACTGCTTTGTTTCGAGAATACTTCTTCTCTGTTGTTACCATCGTTGTATAATAAGTTTATTTGATTCAAgaaatattcaataaaatttCATGTTTGATTAAACGTAACGGAAGCACAAAACTAACATATAAATTGCATAACAGATTCCTATTATATATCTCGACAAAAACAAAGATGAGAGTTTCTAGCAAATTCAGTTTACCAACATTACTACTTGATACTCACGGATGCTTCTAGTGATCTATCTTTCTTGTATAACTTGTCATTGCGTTGACATTCACAGTTAGCCTTTTTCACCTGTCCCCCTCTTCTCGTCGACAGCTTCTCCAATCAACACCCCCGAGTCAGACGACATTGGGTTTAATGTTGTCATATCTTCCGCGTCTGCTTGTAGGTAACAGTATGAATTTTTGGATTAAggtgaaagaaaatattttatatatcctcTAATCTTGTTTTATAACTTAAAACTCttatgattattaatttaacataCGTTACAGTTGATAGTGGTTACAGATTTCTATTTGTATATGAGAGTCTTATGCTTTCATAAAAAAGACAAAGGTTTAACGAAGAAAATAAAGATCAAGCCAAATGTTGCTGTTGCTCTTCCTCCTCCaagtcatcatcttcttcttcagagcTCAACCTATCTTCTTCAGATTCCTATTAAAATCTCAACTAtttaagaatatggtaaaaGATGGTGATAAGAAGAGGAAAATGTTTCAAGGAGCGTACGATAAACTGACGTCGGAGACTGCTCTGAACAGCTGCGATAGTCCGAATGATTACGAGCATTGGCAATAGTATACCAATGGTCTTCAGTGTTAATACCTGTCATTAATTTCCCCca
The Raphanus sativus cultivar WK10039 chromosome 1, ASM80110v3, whole genome shotgun sequence DNA segment above includes these coding regions:
- the LOC108842397 gene encoding blue copper protein-like, which translates into the protein MATRTRIFSFVFVMMMSFTVLLSSCSARVYKVGDSEGWIAKDDVYYAWAETDYKEFHVGDSLIFEYDLSFNDVTQVSGALEYELCDYSSPKAVYNTGHDVVTLTKPGFHYFITSNQTQCVLGQKLEVLVTHDPSSPVPPPTPSKILPVGTTYKVGDSEGWKVYDSDFYNKWSEEKQFHVGDSLLFEYDNEVKDVYEISGDLEFMTCDPTSPVPVYKTGHDLVRLTEPGVHYFITSQSASCEAGLKLRVMVGPEPKAVAYPNFPKKVDLSAMERLNNWLKTFKPQPHH